The proteins below come from a single Asanoa ferruginea genomic window:
- a CDS encoding carbohydrate ABC transporter permease, with product MTTVQGARRRRWLPFSPWHLVLVPVALLFALPLAWLVMSSFMTNAQINKFPPTIIPDSLHLDGYRYVLNNALFPRWFLNSSIVALVVVVGNLVFGVLAGYAFARLRFGGSKTMLTLMLGTLVIPFQITMIPTFLIMKKLGLIDTLGALIVPSLVTPFAVFLFRQFFLSLPREIEEAAWIDGCSRLKALWLVVVPLARPALGTVAVLTFLTTWNDLAWPLIAINNDHNYTLQLGLATFQGQHRTQWSAVMAGNLIAVVPVLVAFLATQRTFIQSLTSSAVKG from the coding sequence GTGACCACGGTGCAAGGCGCCCGGCGTCGCAGATGGCTTCCGTTCAGCCCGTGGCATCTGGTGCTCGTCCCTGTCGCGCTGCTGTTCGCTCTGCCGCTGGCATGGCTGGTCATGAGCTCGTTCATGACCAACGCGCAGATCAACAAGTTCCCACCGACGATCATCCCCGACTCGCTGCACCTCGACGGCTATCGGTACGTGCTGAACAACGCGCTCTTTCCGCGTTGGTTCCTCAACTCCAGCATCGTGGCGCTCGTCGTCGTGGTCGGGAACCTGGTCTTCGGCGTGCTCGCCGGTTACGCCTTCGCGCGGCTGCGGTTCGGCGGATCGAAGACGATGCTGACGCTGATGCTCGGTACCTTGGTCATCCCGTTCCAGATAACGATGATCCCGACGTTCCTCATCATGAAGAAGTTGGGGCTGATCGATACCCTCGGGGCGCTCATCGTACCCTCGCTGGTCACTCCCTTCGCGGTGTTCCTGTTCCGGCAGTTCTTCCTATCCCTTCCGCGGGAGATCGAGGAAGCTGCCTGGATCGACGGCTGCTCCCGTCTGAAGGCCCTATGGCTCGTCGTCGTGCCCCTGGCGAGACCGGCGTTGGGCACCGTGGCGGTCCTGACCTTCCTGACCACCTGGAATGACCTCGCGTGGCCGCTGATCGCCATCAACAACGACCACAACTACACGCTGCAACTCGGCCTCGCGACGTTCCAGGGACAACACCGGACGCAGTGGTCGGCCGTGATGGCCGGCAACCTCATCGCTGTTGTTCCGGTGCTGGTCGCGTTCCTGGCCACGCAGCGGACGTTCATCCAGTCACTGACGTCCAGCGCGGTGAAGGGCTGA
- a CDS encoding carbohydrate ABC transporter permease: protein MGIKLRAAVVDREAPSRRRPHARRSFGEAGTAWAYILPACVVILGLGILPMAWSLILSLQRSDLITPAEWVGLQNYDLLSHDPAFRAAVGHTLIYTALFVPLSIVGGLGLALLLNRKIRLIGVYRTLVFVPFVISATAQGVLFSFIFDSHFGLANAVLNWFDIPPQGFFADKNQALYLLVLIGLWSGVGFCVVVYLAGLQDIQSELVEAAALDGAGRWATFRYVVWPALRPITVFLVVWETLQALQVFDLVFVTTRGGPLESTTVVVFYVWQQAFEFFNAGYAAAAAYVLAFGLLLLSIGVRFARRRDHEVVRRP, encoded by the coding sequence GTGGGCATCAAGCTTCGGGCGGCGGTCGTCGACCGGGAGGCGCCGAGCCGGCGGCGACCGCACGCCAGGCGAAGCTTCGGCGAGGCGGGGACCGCCTGGGCCTATATCCTCCCGGCCTGCGTCGTCATCCTCGGCCTCGGCATACTGCCGATGGCATGGTCGCTGATCCTGTCGTTGCAGAGGTCCGACCTGATCACGCCGGCCGAGTGGGTGGGACTGCAGAACTACGATCTCCTCAGTCATGATCCCGCGTTCCGCGCCGCGGTCGGCCACACGTTGATCTACACCGCCCTGTTCGTTCCACTGTCGATCGTGGGCGGGCTCGGGTTGGCTCTGTTGCTCAACCGCAAGATCCGGCTCATCGGCGTCTATCGAACACTGGTCTTCGTGCCATTCGTCATCTCGGCGACCGCGCAGGGCGTACTTTTCTCCTTCATCTTCGACTCGCACTTCGGCCTGGCCAACGCCGTCCTGAACTGGTTCGACATTCCACCCCAGGGCTTCTTCGCCGACAAGAACCAGGCCCTGTATCTGCTCGTGCTCATCGGGCTCTGGAGCGGCGTCGGCTTCTGCGTCGTGGTCTACCTCGCGGGGTTGCAGGACATCCAGAGCGAACTGGTCGAGGCGGCGGCCCTGGACGGAGCGGGCAGGTGGGCGACGTTCCGATACGTCGTATGGCCCGCGCTGCGACCGATCACGGTGTTCCTCGTGGTCTGGGAGACCCTGCAGGCCTTGCAGGTCTTCGACCTGGTGTTTGTCACGACCCGGGGCGGTCCCTTGGAGTCGACCACCGTCGTGGTCTTCTACGTCTGGCAGCAGGCTTTCGAATTCTTCAACGCCGGCTACGCCGCAGCGGCCGCCTACGTGCTGGCCTTCGGCCTGCTGCTGCTCAGCATCGGTGTTCGCTTCGCGCGACGCCGCGATCACGAGGTGGTGAGGCGACCGTGA
- a CDS encoding alpha-glucosidase/alpha-galactosidase, with the protein MTTIAFVGAGSVVFTRQLLADILSFPELADVRIALHDIDAARLETAAGIARQAAEQLGVHPSITATLDRRTALEGAQFVINMIQVGGIAATRTDFEIPASFGVRQTIADTLGVGGVFRALRTFPVLRGIAEDMLAVCPDAWLLNYTNPMAMNVWWLSEVAPALKAVGLCHSVYWTVAGLCDLVGVPLEETDYRAAGVNHQAWLLRWEHRGENLYRRLDERIEADPELRRRVRVDMYRRLGYYPTETSEHSSEYVPWYLHDEREIARLRIPVDAYIGISEENVAEYEQMRATLAAGEVVPLEHSATEYAPQVIHSMVTGSTRIIHANVPNRDLIGNLPRGAAVEVPCTVDSLGIHPHRVGVLPPQCAALNQAFLAVGELTVRAALEGDPRMVRQAVMMDPNASATLRVDDIWALCDAMTKAHGDLLPESLRA; encoded by the coding sequence ATGACGACCATTGCCTTTGTCGGCGCCGGAAGCGTGGTCTTCACGCGCCAGTTGCTCGCCGACATACTCAGCTTCCCGGAGCTGGCCGACGTCCGCATCGCGCTGCACGACATCGATGCCGCCCGCCTCGAGACCGCGGCGGGCATCGCCCGGCAGGCCGCGGAGCAACTCGGTGTCCATCCCTCGATCACCGCGACCCTCGACCGACGGACGGCACTCGAAGGGGCGCAGTTCGTCATCAACATGATCCAGGTCGGTGGCATCGCCGCCACCCGGACCGACTTCGAGATACCGGCATCGTTCGGGGTCCGCCAGACGATCGCCGACACGCTAGGCGTGGGAGGCGTCTTCCGGGCCCTGCGCACGTTCCCCGTCCTGCGCGGCATCGCGGAGGACATGCTGGCGGTGTGCCCGGACGCCTGGCTGCTCAACTACACCAACCCCATGGCCATGAACGTCTGGTGGCTCTCCGAGGTGGCGCCCGCGCTGAAGGCGGTCGGGCTGTGCCACAGCGTGTACTGGACGGTTGCGGGGCTGTGTGATCTCGTCGGTGTCCCGCTGGAAGAGACGGACTATCGGGCGGCGGGGGTCAATCACCAGGCGTGGCTGCTGCGCTGGGAGCATCGGGGCGAGAACCTGTACCGGCGACTCGACGAGCGTATCGAGGCGGATCCCGAGTTGCGCCGGCGCGTGCGGGTGGACATGTATCGCCGCCTGGGCTACTACCCCACCGAGACGAGCGAGCACTCCTCGGAGTACGTCCCGTGGTATCTGCACGACGAGCGGGAGATCGCGCGCCTGCGCATACCCGTCGACGCCTACATCGGCATCAGCGAGGAGAACGTCGCGGAGTACGAGCAGATGCGGGCGACACTCGCCGCGGGCGAAGTCGTGCCACTTGAACACAGCGCCACGGAGTATGCCCCGCAGGTCATCCACTCGATGGTCACCGGGTCGACGCGCATCATCCACGCCAACGTGCCCAACCGCGACCTGATCGGCAACCTGCCTCGCGGTGCCGCCGTCGAGGTGCCGTGCACTGTCGACAGCCTCGGTATCCACCCGCACCGCGTCGGCGTTCTTCCGCCGCAGTGCGCCGCGCTCAACCAGGCCTTTCTCGCGGTCGGTGAGCTGACCGTCCGAGCCGCCCTGGAGGGTGACCCGAGGATGGTCCGCCAGGCGGTGATGATGGACCCGAACGCGTCGGCGACCCTGCGGGTCGACGACATCTGGGCGCTGTGCGACGCGATGACAAAGGCGCACGGCGACCTGCTCCCGGAGTCCCTGCGGGCATGA